A stretch of the Theileria equi strain WA chromosome 1, complete sequence genome encodes the following:
- a CDS encoding hypothetical protein (encoded by transcript BEWA_031580A), whose protein sequence is MAFEEKYKTIKPKYDLLKDAFKQLYGEHDGLKAEIGKRNEEFERLNEDYAKLRQEYDLLIEEIKDTKLQAGGGSSSWIERIKKNVEASLTDPNIVASLNDEVASLKSKLETALGDNGKLYGRTLTEI, encoded by the exons ATGGCCTTTGAGGAGAAATACAAGACAATCAAACCAAAGTACG ACCTTTTAAAGGACGCCTTTAAACAGTTGTACGGGGAACATGATGGCCTCAAGGCCGAGATCGGCAAAAGGAACGAAGAGTTTGAGCGGCTAAACGAGGACTATGCAAAGCTACGACAGGAGTATGACCTTCTCATTGAGGAGATTAAAGATACAAAGCTACAG GCTGGAGGAGGCAGCTCTTCGTGGATTGAAAGgataaagaagaatgtAGAAGCTAGTCTGACGGATCCAAATATTGTTGCCAGTCTCAACGATGAAGTTGCATCCCTAAAATCCAAGCTTGAAACAGCTCTTGGAGATAATGGTAAGTTATATGGGAGAACATTGACGGAAATATGA